The DNA sequence CGGAACTCCTCCTCCAACCGGGAAAGGAGCGGCATGTGCGCCCGCGCCCACTCGATCTTTGCCCTTCCTGTGTCAGCCTTCATACTCCTCCCCCTTCAAGCTCAGGTATATCCCGGTCAGTATCGCCGCCGCTCCGATCCCCTTCAACCACGTCAGCCCCTCTCCGAGGATGAGATAGGCGAGGGCGGTCGCCCCGATCGGCTCGCCCAGGGTGAGGACGGCGACCGTTCCGGCGGACAGGTGGCGGAGGGCCCAGTTGATCGTCCCGTGACCGAGGAGCTGCGGCCCGACGGCGAGGAGGACGAGGTACAGGTACTCCCGCCCGGAGAATCCGATAAGTGGAGCGTGCGTGATCCCGGTTCCGACAAGGAGGACCGCCGCCGCTGTCCCATAAGTGATCGTCAGGTAGGGGATGATGTCGACCCGGGGACGGACGCGCCGGCCGAGGATCAGGTAGCCGGCGGCCATCGCCGCCCCACCGAGGGCGAGGAGGTCCCCGACGAGCGCTTCCCCGGTCGCCCGCATGTCCCCCCAGCCGATCACCCCGCCGCCGATCACGGACAGAACGATCCCGGCGATGAGCCACCCCCGCGGCCGTTCCCGTAAGAACACCCACGCCCCGAGCCCGACGAAGATCGGGCTCGTATCCACCAACACCACCGAGCTTGCCACCGAGGTGTATTCCAATGAGCTGATCC is a window from the Candidatus Bipolaricaulota bacterium genome containing:
- a CDS encoding DMT family transporter, coding for MTSRRTLYPLIALGIVAISFGAILIRLLPDIPVLSIAAWRLGVAVILLAPLGGARLRHTPPRRADLLTGLGSGVFLAFHFILWISSLEYTSVASSVVLVDTSPIFVGLGAWVFLRERPRGWLIAGIVLSVIGGGVIGWGDMRATGEALVGDLLALGGAAMAAGYLILGRRVRPRVDIIPYLTITYGTAAAVLLVGTGITHAPLIGFSGREYLYLVLLAVGPQLLGHGTINWALRHLSAGTVAVLTLGEPIGATALAYLILGEGLTWLKGIGAAAILTGIYLSLKGEEYEG